The Melitaea cinxia chromosome Z, ilMelCinx1.1, whole genome shotgun sequence genomic interval ACTCGCCGTCGGCGTCATTTCATTTGCTTTCACGTTATCTCCTAAATTATGCGACcaaattaaattctttaaaagaCAAAGTTTATCTTTATAAAACTGCCTTGTGACTTGTTGGTTAATAATAACGCATTAAAATTACCTTTCAATTTTTTATGATCATTAATTAATTGccgagttattttaaaactatgatatTTTCTAAGAcgaatttttgaagtgaaacttccttaggaaagggaaaaaaattaaaaagctttagacttaaaaatttgtttgcaaaagaagtttcacttctgacatgtgtactttgtacgcacgcactatTTTTTCAGAAAGCAGTACTTGTAAcgaataatgtatttatttggataaggattgATATCATGTCTATAAAACCACCTTCGCAAAAATGCAAAAATGCATTAATATAGAATAAACTTGATTACTTTAGAAAAGGTTCTAGTGAgtcaaccttaaaagatagacatGCTATCGCGGATTTTCCGGCAGATATTTTAATGTGCGATCAACTTCGTCATATCTACATAATGTTTAGGTAACTTTAACCGTTTATGCAGCGCACGcaacggaagctctcaaaaaagaatatttttttaaccggcatcaaaaaaggatgaggttactcTATTCGACAGTATAGATTATTTTAGCAGATAGTTCCTGAGATTTTGAACGCgtttaaacatacaaacaaaaaaaaaacttttcagctctataatattagtatagattacgtATGTTTTTAGAAAGAAAGTGGAAAATCAAACTATGTACCAGTTATCATGATGCCTATCTATCCTGCTGACCAGTGCCCTTTCGACTTAGAATgtgaaatacaaaaaatgaaaGAAACTGAACAGAAGTCTACAAAGCAAACTGTAGCTAAAGAACAAGAAAAAGATGTAGAAAAAGATAAGGataaaaagaaacttaaaaaacGGACTTTTGTACTACAGCGATTGacagattttgatttattatctCAATGGTAAAAAGtgacttaaaatttttgttttataaattgacaataatgtttgatttttatttgtgaacTTTAAATTGGTAAACGTGAAACTGTGTCTTTCATTTGAATAAGTACCTATCTATCtagaaaatattatagtaaGCCATAAAATTAATCAATCGATGACGTATGGAAAGTAGTACAAagcataaaaaaagaaaaaaaataataatatattggtggaaaagaaaatattggtaaaataattaGGAACGTATGAACCACAATTTGAGGAACatcttaaagtttattttaacataaccGAAATTCTTTCATgacaacaaaaaatttaaaaaatattccaaaaaaacaTAACGCAAAAGTATTCGTCTACCCTCGTCACTCacgcaaaatagttcgtctaccACTTAGTTGCGTCGCCTTTGCTCTCAATGACAGCTTTAATGCGAAGAGGCATGGTTGCAATCACTACTACTACTACGAAGTCCAATTTAAATGATCACGAGCAAACTTCAACCTCTTTTTCTTTTGTACAGCAGTCAACAGTGGTTTCTCCTTAGCGGTGTAAAATCGGTAACCCATTCTTTTTTCGACTCTTTTACAAGTATCAACTGAGACGTCTTTGTGAATCATGTCCTTCCATTGCACCGTGAGTTCTCCAGCTCGAGTACgacgattatttttgataattttcttcacgattctgttttttgctgcactTGTGATGCGTGGTCGACCAGTTTTCTTCAAACAAGAAGTCGTTCTATTCTTTTTATAGTGCTGAATGATAGATTGGACCGTAGACCTGGGAAGTATCAAGTCTTTAGATATTTGGTAACTTGATTTGCCAGCATCGACTCCACAAACTATTCGCTTTCGAAGCTCTTCACACACGGGTTGCCTCGACCAGTTGTTGTTTgaatacaaatgaaaaaaactgaaatttttagaatttatacTAACTCACTTGACAAATGACACagaattacttttacaaatttaaattattcaacataattgttttttttttataccactaggtctacaaacaagcgtacggctcacctgatggtaagagattaccatagcttatagacgcctgccaacaccagaagcatcgcaagcgtgttgccgagcCAATCTGatcccaatcccccaggagttctgctcacctcactcaccaacaggaacacaatactgcttgaaaacagtgttatttagctgtgatcttctttaaggtcgaggtactaccccagtcgggctgatccatatttttagcaggaaatttctgctgtgccctaccattGTACAAAGAAGTAATAATCACCGATTGACGAACTCTTTTGCATCGATTAACAattagacgaactattttgcttATAACTTCTTCGAATTTAAAAGaggatatgtataaatttaaaaagctaaaatagtttattggttcataattaaaaaatggcaTAAGGAACGAGACATGCGATAGTAGAACaggttaatattttatatagataattttatatacaaaaataatgaagttaGAAAGAACCGATCAGTACCATTAGCCACTAATACTACTAGCACACTAGCAGGAAAATACGCGTTTCCTGTTTTGATTTGTGAATTCACGGATTTTCTCATTACTACTGATTTACATACCAAGATtaccaagttttttttttatttatttatagtttgtccattttactaaaaaaattgacaaCTCGACGACTGATAAGTGATGTCCTAAAGGACGTAGAAATGGATATCgctaactttttcttttttagtttaaatctaatatattattaaaacattctcgtaaaatataatataatatatatatatatatatatatatattttttttttcattctttttttgttgaaaaggagatatccctaatttggtaccatgataaggaaaccaggatctgatgatgggatcccagagaaatcgagggaaactctaaaattcgcataactttttactgggtgtaccgaaattaataatttttaatttaatcgaaagccgatgattatcatgtggtcacatttaagtttcatcgagatctgattacaacttttggagtaatctttgataatgcgtatttacttgactattttttcgtctatctacgttgtatttcttgtcgatataattgaagtcggtttttcttcgtttgcctgcaaacacaattattacgtcTTATACTAAGAAGAAAATTACCAGGTAATCTCAAGGCTGACTAACTTTCCACGTAGATACAACCAGctgatgttaattttaattcatagtAACATATAAACTAtcaccagcaggcctagcatgcgcgccacgacaaaattttgtctaccccttttctcgtattatctctctatgtctacagtagctaacatgcgtgcacgcgatactcttctcgttacgtcaatgaagagataatcattaaattttagtgatctgtgatatttatctctacggaagctaacatgacatcgtaattttgtcgaattttgtcgttttaggaagagaaacttctcgttttcaatgttatcgacgagaaagacgataaataaaaaataaataaaaccgggtgcctattttttgtataccatggcgtttccctattataattatataatttcggtatacgaagagcgggaaatgcgaaaagtcgagtgaagtgtgccatataatgacacaaaaaacgtatttgcgccctgttgcttcttattctaaataataataataataataatactttatttcagaccaaagtataagtccatattgggttagtacaacaagacaagacaacattcagaataaaaaacaaaacaaaattatatcaaaaaaatcaataagtaaaaataaaattaaatagaataaaagtataatcaataatcaaaaaaaaaaattcaaaaattcaaaaaattttaaaaataaaaaaaaaaaaaaaaacaatgcgtgatagaattacaattatctaatgtgcgacaagatataaataaagcacaacacgagcatattgttttacatatataattaaattcatttacttacgccgttttattttccatattagattttttaaattagatatacactttttatcttagccaaaaggccgagaacattgttaaataaaacatgtgtcactcgtttgaaattatacaaacgttggctcatcccggtttggcacgattgttcaataaccttgtaaattcaactttacgacataagaaataagaatgatattcagttgtgattatggttgataatgtttctctactcgacaaggcgaagtcttcggaagagaattttgtctctcgtagtgcgcatgttagggtaatcgagaaaatactcgatgtagacattatctctctctctcgtcaagagatatctcgttgtatgcatgctaggccggcaggtTAATTTTTAGTTGAGagaaaattatagaaaatattttttttcatgattAAACAGCCAGCTGACGTATACTCTACCATGTTATGGCTGTAGAGAAAGTGATTCGCAAAAATCAACCCAgcaacattttttctttttcgacACTAATCTCTTCAATTTTGcgtctcgcttcagcctgtaatatcccactgttgggcataggcctctttccccgtctaggagaaggatcagagcttaatccaccacgctgctccaatgcgggttggcgtttTTTGCGTCTAACCATTTATAAACTAACATGGACACAGAATACATAGACTCTGCCTGTGTTCTTTGTTTAGATACACGAATGCATACCTCATCGCATTAGGGAGTAAAAAACACCTGTTTTTTGGGAAAATGTTTTTAAGGAAAATGAAAATCGGCAGCAGTTGTAAGAACATTAACAAATGATTAGTAATAGAGAATGATATTTTCGCCACCTCCAAAACCTTAGATAGTGTCCAATATATCATCAACAGAACTGGCAAAGTCGGACTAATTTGCATTTTTGAGGGAATTTTGTAACAGGGGATTTGTATTAAAGATAATGGAGGAAGTGGAATTTTGATAAAGGGATAAGACAATAGGAAAGTGTCCACTGCCAAAAGTGACAGAAAGGATATTTTATGAAAGTTGTAAATCAAAAGAGGGAGATGATAAGGACAAACCTACTGCAGACCCGGGAGCTTTCGAAGGGAAAACCCTACGAGTAGGCGAACCATCATTAACGATGCAAAGATTGACAACATCAACAATATCCACCAACAAGTAAGCATACCTGTTACAGGAATGACCATCTCATGCAGTGTGGTAAGCGTTAAAGTCGCCCATTATAAGGAAAGGAGAAGGTAGTATAGAAAAGACAGAGTGGAGATTTGGAAAAACAAAAGAAGAAGGGTGGTATATATACAGAAAAGAAAGAAATGTTTAAGGATCTCACAGCAACAGCACTAAAGTGCTGGCTGGGAGGGAGGGGGATTTGAGAAAATGGGGTATAATGGCGGATTAAAAGGGAACAACTTGCATATCCATCACTTCTGTCATCCCTCAAATAGGAAAAACCTGGAACCCGAAACCGAGATCCAGGAACTAGCCATGTTTCAGAGATGGCAATAATGGACGCACTATGCTGATTGATAGGGGAAATT includes:
- the LOC123668497 gene encoding uncharacterized protein LOC123668497, with translation MADQYSKKLAKVPLAKPGFDSLGISAPVLVQMNPEGKWENCKPGNMDEEKLKAVVTHLVNSKTISAAQSYCCQCAAESQKESGKSNYVPVIMMPIYPADQCPFDLECEIQKMKETEQKSTKQTVAKEQEKDVEKDKDKKKLKKRTFVLQRLTDFDLLSQW